A region from the Rhinoderma darwinii isolate aRhiDar2 chromosome 2, aRhiDar2.hap1, whole genome shotgun sequence genome encodes:
- the LOC142740363 gene encoding elongation factor 1-delta-like — protein MAASLLSTEKIWFDKYKYDDAEKQYYERHNQESAPNSHNQSQSAAPANSGENSELLSRVASLEHENQNLQKVVKDLQAAISKLGSRVSTLEKSSTSRAPQPPAVCKLPAPVKAPALPPPAAPQLKAEEEDDDDIDLFGSDEEEDAEATRIKEERLRQYAEKKSKKPGLIAKSSILLDVKPWDDETD, from the coding sequence ATGGCGGCTTCACTCTTGAGCACAGAGAAGATCTGGTTTGATAAATACAAGTACGATGATGCCGAGAAGCAGTATTATGAGCGTCACAACCAAGAATCTGCACCCAACTCACACAACCAATCACAGAGCGCCGCGCCCGCCAACAGCGGAGAGAACAGCGAGCTCCTGTCCCGGGTCGCCAGTCTAGAACATGAGAACCAGAACCTGCAGAAAGTGGTGAAGGACCTTCAGGCGGCCATCTCCAAACTGGGAAGCCGGGTCAGTACACTGGAGAAGTCTTCTACCTCACGAGCCCCGCAGCCTCCGGCCGTGTGCAAGCTTCCTGCCCCGGTAAAGGCGCCTGCCCTCCCCCCTCCGGCAGCCCCGCAGCTGAAGGCAGAAGAGGAGGATGATGACGATATCGACCTATTTGGAAGTGATGAAGAGGAAGACGCAGAAGCCACCAGAATCAAAGAGGAAAGATTGCGTCAGTACGCCGAGAAGAAATCCAAGAAACCTGGACTGATCGCCAAGTCCTCCATCTTGTTGGACGTGAAACCGTGGGAtgatgagactgattag
- the LOC142740328 gene encoding olfactory receptor 6B1-like: MANQSHSTVLEFVLLGFPGLAEKFYPVVSITIFLLYNVSLYANGIVIVLIILREHLHQPMYVIVGNLAFSDLLFDTLTLPKIVSKYWFGEGSLSFSVCFIQMFFVHYLATLDSFIIMLMALDRYVAICKPLRYHTIISNRLVTFLCLLFWLFAAIIGFIITTLGLWLPYCGPNRIKSCFCSLTPVAVLSCADSTSARRTGFIIALFAHLCPLSFIIFSYIIILSMMCSLGPSKNWQKAFYTCTTLWFVIGLYFIPRLLVYTYNQFQLIPNADVNVLLICLYTFAPHFASPVIFCLRTEEIKRTLRNVFNRMITKPY, translated from the coding sequence ATGGCCAACCAGAGCCATTCAACTGTCCTTGAGTTTGTCCTGCTTGGATTTCCGGGTCTTGCAGAGAAATTCTATCCTGTTGTCTCGATAACCATCTTCCTCCTCTACAATGTATCTCTCTACGCAAATGGGATTGTCATTGTGTTGATTATTCTGAGAGAACACTTACACCAGCCAATGTATGTCATCGTTGGAAACTTGGCCTTCTCAGACCTACTTTTCGACACGTTGACCTTGCCAAAAATTGTTTCTAAGTATTGGTTTGGAGAGGGATCCTTGTCCTTTTCTGTGTGTTTTATTCAAATGTTCTTTGTACATTATCTGGCCACCCTGGATTCCTTCATCATCATGTTGATGGCCCTGGACCGTTATGTTGCCATCTGTAAGCCTCTAAGATATCATACTATTATCAGCAACCGTCTGGTGACATTCCTGTGCTTATTGTTCTGGCTCTTTGCCGCCATCATTGGCTTCATTATTACTACCTTGGGACTTTGGCTGCCATACTGTGGCCCCAACAGAATAAAAAGCTGTTTCTGCTCGCTCACCCCTGTTGCAGTCTTGTCTTGTGCCGACTCTACTTCGGCCAGGAGAACTGGGTTTATAATCGCCTTGTTCGCCCATCTTTGCCCGTTGTCCTTTATTATATTTTCATACATCATCATCCTCTCCATGATGTGCTCATTGGGTCCCTCTAAAAATTGGCAGAAGGCTTTTTACACCTGTACCACTCTCTGGTTCGTCATTGGATTGTACTTCATCCCTCGACTCCTGGTCTACACTTACAATCAGTTCCAGTTGATTCCCAACGCCGATGTCAATGTCCTGCTTATTTGTCTGTACACTTTTGCTCCACATTTTGCCAGCCCAGTTATATTTTGTCTTCGGACGGAGGAAATCAAAAGGACACTGAGAAATGTATTCAACAGAATGATAACTAAACCGTATTAA